The sequence TCAGCGCATCGAACTCCAGCCATCCCTCCTTGATCCGCGCCACCAAATCCTCCCCGCCCACAACATCCGCTCCCGCCTCTTCAGCCTCCTTCATCTTCTCCCCCGAAGCGATCACAGCCACGCGCTTGCTCTTGCCCAAGCCATGGGGTAAGACGACCGTCCCGCGCACCATCTGATCGGCCTTCCGCGGATCCACATTGAGTTGAATGGCCAACTCGACCGTCTCATCGAAGCGCGCGAAGGCGATGCGCTTGATCAACTCGATCGCCTCCTCCACCCCATAAGTTCGCGCCCGATCCACCTGCGCCAGTGCTGCCGCGTACTTCTTCCCCCCCATCGCCCTCCTCCCTACGACTCCACGATCTCCAAGCCCATATTCCGCGCCGTCCCCATGATGATGCGGATCGCCGCTTCGAGCGACGTCGCATTCAGATCCGGCAACTTCGTCCGCGCGATCTCCTCGATCTGCTTCATCGTCACGCGGCCGACCTTCTGCCGATTCGGCTGCGGCGATCCCTTCTCGATCCCCGCCGCTTTCTTCAAGAGATCGGCGGCCGGCGGCGTCTTCGTCACGAACGTGAACGACCGATCC comes from Blastocatellia bacterium and encodes:
- the rplK gene encoding 50S ribosomal protein L11; translation: MKKVVAQVKLQIPAGRATPAPPVGTSLGPHGINLMEFCKQFNARTANMGDVNIPVVVTVYSDRSFTFVTKTPPAADLLKKAAGIEKGSPQPNRQKVGRVTMKQIEEIARTKLPDLNATSLEAAIRIIMGTARNMGLEIVES